The following are encoded together in the Capsulimonas corticalis genome:
- a CDS encoding STAS domain-containing protein, with the protein MLLEIDVQPTPDQIPVVHLKGEIDLHTCGAFRDTLRDLIENKRYDVVINLADVPYLDSAALGVLVDAVRRVREHDGSISLVATTPFVRRAFEITRLVKIFQLFDDEASALAEIRKDKAVAE; encoded by the coding sequence TTGTTACTCGAGATTGACGTACAGCCAACGCCGGATCAGATCCCGGTTGTCCACCTGAAGGGTGAGATTGACCTGCATACGTGCGGCGCGTTTCGCGACACGCTTCGTGATTTGATTGAAAACAAGCGTTACGACGTCGTCATCAACCTGGCGGACGTGCCATATCTGGACAGCGCCGCTCTGGGAGTGCTTGTGGACGCTGTTCGTCGCGTTCGTGAGCACGACGGCAGCATCAGCCTTGTCGCCACCACACCATTTGTACGACGCGCATTCGAAATTACACGGCTGGTAAAGATCTTCCAGCTGTTTGACGACGAAGCTTCGGCGCTGGCGGAGATCCGCAAGGACAAAGCTGTCGCGGAATAG
- a CDS encoding ABC transporter permease subunit — protein MTENPVLLREVRSRLRWRRLPMATLLRAGAIVTVLAIVCYARLITLIHRGRADDATSIWWVIAYVLLFLVALLAPALAATAISQEREQQTWEGLIVTRLTPMQILLGKWTARQMLLGIALLILAPLMIAVAVKGGVSLITAVLTLLTLTLSSGFYSGIGMLCSFIARRTPAATASSLVIVVFLCLGTIVVNSIMVSLLQPMNYSNTPSQISPMLWLNPFITMDSVQQIYNTPDNRDPQWLDAYITQITMYLSLTAVLTTMIFAFMIGRYRKPSREG, from the coding sequence TTGACGGAAAATCCCGTTCTGCTCCGCGAAGTGCGCAGTCGGCTGCGCTGGCGGCGGCTCCCCATGGCGACATTGCTGCGGGCCGGCGCCATTGTGACCGTGCTCGCCATAGTTTGCTACGCCCGGCTGATCACGCTCATCCATCGCGGCCGCGCCGACGACGCGACCAGCATCTGGTGGGTTATCGCCTATGTCCTGCTGTTCCTGGTCGCGCTGCTCGCCCCCGCCCTTGCGGCCACCGCGATCTCGCAGGAGCGGGAACAGCAAACATGGGAGGGGCTGATCGTCACCCGCCTCACCCCCATGCAGATCCTGCTGGGCAAATGGACGGCGCGTCAGATGCTGCTGGGCATCGCCTTGCTCATTCTGGCGCCGCTGATGATCGCCGTCGCGGTCAAGGGAGGCGTCTCGCTGATAACGGCGGTTTTGACGCTCCTGACGCTGACGCTATCCAGCGGCTTTTACTCCGGGATCGGCATGCTCTGCTCTTTCATCGCCCGACGCACCCCGGCCGCCACCGCGTCCTCGCTGGTGATCGTCGTCTTCCTCTGCCTGGGCACGATCGTTGTCAATTCGATCATGGTTTCCCTGTTGCAGCCGATGAACTATTCGAACACGCCCAGCCAGATTTCGCCGATGCTGTGGCTCAATCCATTCATCACGATGGACTCCGTTCAGCAAATCTACAACACACCCGACAATCGCGATCCCCAGTGGCTCGACGCATACATCACGCAGATCACGATGTATCTGTCGCTGACGGCGGTGCTGACGACGATGATCTTTGCATTCATGATCGGACGGTATCGAAAGCCCAGCCGCGAGGGCTGA
- the pgl gene encoding 6-phosphogluconolactonase has product MPTVIHFDSKEALSAAAADAIIDAAAQAIAADGRFLFVLAGGSTPEQTYKLLAASERRDRIDWSRTYVFFGDERLVPHDDKRSNYGMAWESLLKDVPLPADHIFPIHTDLPGAEAAQQYADTLTAFFGDGAAPSFHVTLLGLGDDGHTASLFPGMPSLHETKALAVATPPGVLPPPVDRITLTFPVLNASRIALFLIAGESKAAPVQAILETAASVDAYPAAGVTAPGGEVRWMADRAATSKLREDK; this is encoded by the coding sequence ATGCCGACAGTTATCCATTTCGACAGCAAAGAAGCCCTGAGCGCCGCCGCCGCCGATGCGATCATCGACGCCGCCGCTCAGGCCATCGCCGCCGACGGCCGTTTTCTCTTCGTGCTCGCCGGCGGCTCCACGCCCGAGCAGACCTACAAGCTCCTGGCCGCCTCTGAGCGCCGCGACCGGATCGATTGGTCGCGCACCTACGTCTTCTTCGGAGACGAGCGCCTTGTACCGCACGACGACAAGCGCAGCAATTACGGCATGGCCTGGGAATCGCTCCTGAAAGACGTTCCGCTGCCGGCCGACCATATCTTCCCGATCCATACCGATCTTCCGGGCGCCGAGGCCGCACAGCAGTACGCCGACACGCTGACCGCGTTTTTCGGCGACGGCGCCGCGCCATCGTTCCATGTGACGCTGCTGGGATTAGGGGACGACGGCCATACCGCCTCGCTCTTCCCCGGCATGCCCTCCCTGCATGAGACCAAGGCGCTCGCGGTCGCAACGCCTCCCGGCGTCCTCCCGCCGCCCGTCGACCGGATCACGCTGACATTCCCAGTCCTGAACGCCTCACGGATCGCTCTGTTCCTCATCGCCGGCGAAAGCAAAGCCGCGCCCGTCCAGGCGATCCTGGAAACGGCCGCCTCCGTGGACGCCTACCCGGCCGCCGGCGTCACCGCCCCCGGCGGCGAAGTGCGATGGATGGCGGACCGCGCCGCGACTTCGAAGTTACGGGAAGACAAGTAA
- a CDS encoding DUF1844 domain-containing protein, whose protein sequence is MAEEETFTFVDKRGSAAAEEAPAAAPAASEPEIVDAGNAEEEGDEIPDVYQLLQYVTSLLATEAWHKLGLIAHPQTGEAKADLPQAKVAIDVVADLVTHMEKAPETIFPPNGRRELRNLLNDLRLNYVAQRDKDKE, encoded by the coding sequence ATGGCTGAAGAAGAGACTTTTACATTTGTCGACAAGCGCGGCTCGGCGGCGGCCGAGGAAGCGCCGGCGGCTGCGCCCGCCGCGTCCGAACCGGAGATCGTCGATGCGGGGAACGCCGAGGAAGAAGGCGATGAAATCCCCGATGTCTACCAGCTGCTGCAATATGTGACGTCGCTCCTCGCCACCGAAGCCTGGCACAAGCTGGGGCTGATCGCGCATCCGCAGACCGGCGAAGCCAAAGCGGATCTGCCTCAGGCGAAAGTGGCGATCGATGTCGTGGCGGACCTCGTCACGCATATGGAGAAGGCGCCCGAGACGATCTTCCCGCCGAACGGCCGCCGCGAGCTTCGCAACCTGCTCAACGACCTGCGCCTGAACTATGTCGCCCAGCGGGACAAGGACAAGGAATGA
- a CDS encoding YebC/PmpR family DNA-binding transcriptional regulator, protein MSGHSKWHNIRLKKGKMDADRGKIFTKIAREIIVAAKAGGGNPDTNITLRNAISKAREASMPADNVKRAIQRGTGEVEGASYEEMTYEGYGPGGVAVLVSCLTDNKQRTVSDVRSFFTKTGGRLGESGSVGYLFDPKGVIIIDPDVADEEKVTEAAIEGGAEDIQPTEDGGFEITTDPGDLNAVQKALDAANIKYSSAEQSMIPQTTVEVTGKEANQVIRLMDYLEDHDDVQKVYANFDIPEGDPAAGG, encoded by the coding sequence ATGTCTGGACATAGTAAATGGCATAATATCCGCCTAAAGAAGGGCAAGATGGATGCCGACCGTGGGAAGATCTTCACGAAGATCGCCCGCGAAATCATCGTGGCGGCGAAAGCCGGCGGCGGCAACCCCGATACCAATATCACGCTGCGCAATGCGATCAGCAAGGCGCGCGAAGCGTCCATGCCGGCCGATAACGTCAAGCGCGCCATCCAGCGCGGCACCGGCGAAGTCGAAGGCGCGTCGTACGAAGAGATGACGTACGAAGGTTACGGCCCCGGCGGCGTCGCCGTGCTGGTCTCGTGCCTGACGGACAACAAGCAGCGCACCGTTTCCGATGTCCGCTCGTTCTTCACCAAGACCGGCGGCCGTTTGGGAGAATCCGGGAGCGTCGGCTACCTCTTCGACCCGAAGGGCGTGATCATCATCGATCCCGATGTCGCCGATGAAGAGAAGGTCACCGAAGCGGCCATCGAAGGCGGCGCCGAGGATATCCAGCCGACGGAAGACGGCGGCTTTGAGATCACGACTGATCCGGGCGACCTGAACGCGGTGCAAAAGGCGCTGGATGCGGCGAATATCAAATATTCGTCCGCCGAGCAGTCGATGATCCCGCAGACGACCGTGGAAGTCACCGGCAAGGAAGCGAACCAGGTGATTCGCCTGATGGATTATCTGGAAGATCACGACGACGTTCAAAAGGTCTATGCGAACTTCGATATCCCGGAAGGCGATCCGGCGGCGGGCGGTTAA
- a CDS encoding M42 family metallopeptidase, whose protein sequence is MEQLQVLKDLIDAPSPSGFEQPAQEVYRRAVEPFADEVHTDVLGNAYAIVNPSGNPKIMLAGHCDEIGFLVTYINGDGYIYFGSIGGHDASITVGQRVFVHTEHGPLLGVIGKKPIHLMEEEERGRKTILHDLFIDIGALGGKAAVAEKVQIGDPITYAPGFATLSGDLAVSHAFDDKVGAFAVAETVRLLKGKTLAAAVYAVSTVQEEIGLRGARTSSYLTGATVGIAVDVGFATDYPGMNKNRVGDVEIGKGPTICRGANINPQVYKMLCETARDLEIPFQLSSAGGGTGTDANAMQLNQSGMATGLISIPLRYMHTPCELVSLEDVQNTARLLAAFIERVTPDVDFTPSMQNRHSGVRPPSKNDKKSEEKKD, encoded by the coding sequence TTGGAACAGCTGCAGGTATTGAAAGATCTGATCGACGCTCCGAGCCCGTCTGGCTTCGAACAGCCCGCGCAGGAAGTCTACCGCCGCGCGGTCGAACCGTTCGCGGACGAGGTGCATACGGACGTCCTGGGAAACGCGTACGCCATCGTCAACCCGAGCGGCAATCCTAAGATCATGCTCGCCGGCCACTGCGACGAGATCGGTTTCCTCGTCACTTATATCAATGGCGACGGCTACATCTACTTCGGCAGCATTGGCGGTCACGACGCGTCCATTACCGTCGGCCAGCGCGTCTTCGTCCATACCGAGCACGGCCCTCTGCTCGGCGTCATCGGCAAAAAGCCGATCCACCTGATGGAGGAAGAGGAGCGGGGACGCAAGACGATCCTGCACGATCTGTTCATCGATATCGGCGCCCTGGGCGGCAAAGCGGCGGTCGCCGAAAAGGTCCAGATCGGCGATCCGATCACCTACGCCCCGGGTTTCGCCACTTTGAGCGGCGATCTGGCGGTTTCACACGCGTTTGACGACAAAGTCGGCGCCTTCGCGGTCGCCGAAACCGTGCGCCTGCTGAAGGGCAAGACGCTGGCGGCGGCGGTTTACGCCGTGTCGACGGTACAGGAAGAGATCGGCCTGCGCGGCGCGCGCACGTCGTCCTATCTGACCGGCGCGACGGTAGGCATCGCCGTGGACGTGGGCTTCGCGACGGATTATCCGGGCATGAACAAGAACCGGGTGGGGGACGTGGAGATCGGCAAGGGGCCGACGATCTGCCGGGGCGCGAACATCAATCCGCAGGTTTACAAGATGCTGTGCGAGACCGCCCGCGACCTGGAGATCCCGTTCCAGCTCAGCTCGGCCGGAGGCGGCACGGGGACCGACGCCAACGCGATGCAGCTCAACCAGTCCGGCATGGCGACCGGTCTGATCTCGATCCCTTTGCGCTACATGCATACGCCGTGCGAATTGGTGTCGCTTGAAGATGTCCAGAACACGGCGCGGCTTTTGGCGGCGTTTATTGAGCGCGTGACCCCCGACGTCGATTTTACGCCCTCCATGCAGAACCGCCACTCCGGCGTGCGCCCGCCATCCAAGAACGACAAGAAGTCGGAAGAAAAGAAGGATTAA
- a CDS encoding ABC transporter ATP-binding protein — protein sequence MIRIEKLRKEYKGLTAVKDLDLNLEAGDIFGFIGPNGAGKTTTIKMLATLLKPSSGKAYIDNVDVVANPEAVRERIGYMPAFFGIYDDMRVWEYLDFFASAYRLPRNDRPRIIDDVLNLTDLIGKKDNYVEELSTGMKQRLCLAKTLIHDPKVLLLDEPASGLDPRARIEIKELFKELKAMGKTIIISSHILPELADFCNKVGIIERGEMLISGDVQEIMSQVAGGKTLEIRILGDIETAAEATQSLPGVRAVRTVDSRLHVDFNGDLEAQADLNRLLVEKGLRILSFSEQQTDLEDIFMKVTRGLVQ from the coding sequence GTGATTCGAATCGAAAAGCTGCGCAAGGAATACAAAGGGCTGACGGCGGTCAAGGACCTGGATCTGAATCTGGAAGCCGGAGACATCTTCGGTTTTATCGGCCCCAACGGAGCCGGGAAGACGACGACCATCAAGATGCTGGCGACACTGCTCAAGCCGTCGTCCGGCAAGGCGTATATCGACAATGTCGATGTCGTGGCGAACCCGGAGGCCGTGCGCGAACGCATCGGCTACATGCCCGCCTTCTTCGGCATTTACGACGATATGCGGGTGTGGGAGTATCTCGACTTCTTCGCCAGCGCATATCGCCTGCCGCGCAATGACCGCCCGCGCATTATCGACGACGTTCTCAACTTGACGGACCTGATCGGCAAGAAGGACAATTACGTCGAAGAGCTTTCCACGGGCATGAAGCAGCGCCTTTGTCTGGCGAAAACGCTGATCCACGACCCCAAAGTCCTGCTGCTCGACGAACCCGCCTCCGGTCTCGATCCCCGCGCGCGCATCGAGATCAAGGAGCTGTTCAAAGAGCTGAAGGCGATGGGAAAGACGATCATTATCTCCTCGCACATCCTGCCGGAGCTTGCCGATTTCTGCAACAAAGTGGGGATCATCGAGCGCGGAGAAATGCTGATCTCGGGCGATGTCCAGGAGATTATGTCCCAGGTCGCCGGCGGCAAGACACTGGAGATACGAATTCTCGGCGACATCGAAACGGCGGCGGAAGCCACCCAATCCCTTCCCGGCGTCCGCGCCGTGCGGACCGTCGATTCGCGTCTCCATGTCGACTTCAACGGCGATTTGGAAGCGCAGGCCGACCTCAATCGCCTGCTCGTCGAAAAGGGCCTGCGCATCCTCAGCTTCTCCGAACAGCAAACCGACCTGGAAGACATCTTTATGAAAGTCACACGCGGCCTCGTACAGTAA
- the pilM gene encoding type IV pilus assembly protein PilM, with translation MLGLSQLFGKETIVGLDIGCRMIKIALAEAAGTQWRILKAASCPTPADAIRDGIVVDGPAVSQAIRDLMRLNNIEANGAIAAISGASVIVRHVKMPRMSETLLRKGVRYEASKYISSANEDSMIEFEITGDIPGEDDKMGVMLVAVPKEMVESRLNALSGAGLEPVAIDIETFAMQRSLIDLDETAAVGACTLALLDIGATSTDVCIVTEGKFALTRSIAIAGDNFTGAIKSISRATEWSDLEALKYRVDMGAMMAPDADPEALALAQAMQPAIDELLREVRRSINYYQSQLSDPTNSNLPLGISAEAEESSVAKIIISGGGAKMQGLAQYMTARLGVPTEVWSPFRNPSIHSEALTADVLEHDGPMFSTCIGLALKELSESASKPAARATSKPTVKAKAA, from the coding sequence ATGCTCGGACTCTCGCAACTATTCGGCAAAGAAACCATCGTCGGTCTCGACATCGGCTGCCGCATGATCAAGATCGCGCTGGCGGAGGCGGCGGGGACGCAGTGGCGGATCCTCAAGGCGGCGTCGTGTCCGACTCCGGCGGATGCGATCCGCGACGGCATCGTGGTGGATGGTCCCGCGGTCTCGCAGGCGATCCGCGACCTGATGCGTCTGAACAACATTGAAGCCAACGGCGCGATCGCCGCGATCAGCGGCGCCAGCGTCATCGTCCGGCATGTGAAGATGCCCCGGATGTCCGAAACGCTGCTGCGCAAAGGCGTGCGCTACGAGGCGTCCAAGTATATCTCCTCCGCGAACGAAGACAGCATGATCGAGTTCGAAATCACGGGAGATATCCCCGGCGAAGACGACAAGATGGGAGTTATGCTCGTCGCGGTTCCCAAGGAAATGGTCGAAAGCCGCCTGAACGCGCTTTCCGGCGCAGGTCTGGAGCCGGTCGCCATCGATATCGAGACGTTCGCGATGCAGCGCTCCTTGATCGATCTGGACGAAACGGCGGCGGTCGGCGCGTGCACGCTCGCGCTGCTCGACATCGGCGCGACTTCCACGGATGTCTGTATCGTCACCGAAGGCAAGTTCGCGCTGACGCGCAGCATCGCCATCGCAGGCGACAACTTCACGGGGGCGATCAAATCGATCTCCCGCGCCACCGAATGGAGCGACCTGGAAGCGCTCAAGTATCGGGTCGATATGGGCGCGATGATGGCGCCGGACGCGGATCCCGAAGCGCTCGCCCTGGCGCAGGCGATGCAGCCGGCGATCGACGAACTGCTGCGCGAAGTGCGCCGGTCGATCAACTACTACCAGTCGCAGCTTTCGGACCCGACCAACTCCAACCTGCCGCTGGGCATCTCCGCCGAAGCCGAAGAAAGCTCGGTGGCCAAGATCATCATCAGCGGCGGCGGCGCGAAGATGCAGGGATTGGCGCAGTACATGACGGCCCGCCTCGGCGTTCCGACCGAAGTCTGGAGTCCGTTCCGAAATCCCAGCATCCACTCCGAGGCCCTGACGGCCGATGTGCTGGAGCACGACGGCCCCATGTTCTCGACATGCATCGGACTGGCGCTCAAGGAGCTGTCCGAATCGGCGTCCAAACCCGCCGCCAGAGCAACGTCGAAACCAACAGTCAAAGCAAAAGCCGCATAA
- a CDS encoding aldo/keto reductase family protein, protein MNYRHLGGSGLRVSEVSLGSWLTYGGATENNAARLCIEKAYDLGINFFDTANVYAKGKSEEVVGSSLAAYPRSSYVLATKVYFPMGDGPNDRGLSRKHIFEQCEASLRRLNTDYIDLYQCHRYDPETPLAETLTALDDLKRQGKILYAGVSEWSAEQIIAAATYSREAGLRPLVSNQPKYNLLARAIEAEVIPASEREGLGQVVWSPLAQGVLTGKYKPGAPPPPDSRAVDPAQNFFITRDNLLNDEILAKVQRLAPIAEGLGMTMSQLALAWCLRQPNVSSVIIGASRPPQVEDNAAASGKTIPADALAAIEEALA, encoded by the coding sequence ATGAATTATCGACATCTCGGCGGATCCGGACTGCGCGTCAGCGAAGTCTCGCTCGGATCCTGGCTGACATACGGCGGCGCCACCGAGAATAACGCGGCGCGGCTTTGCATCGAAAAGGCTTACGATTTAGGAATCAATTTCTTCGACACGGCCAATGTGTACGCGAAGGGGAAATCCGAGGAAGTCGTCGGCTCATCGCTCGCCGCCTACCCCCGGTCGTCCTATGTGCTCGCCACCAAGGTCTACTTCCCCATGGGGGACGGCCCGAACGATCGCGGCCTGTCGCGCAAGCATATCTTCGAACAGTGCGAGGCGTCTCTGCGGCGTTTGAATACCGACTATATCGATCTCTATCAATGCCATCGTTACGATCCCGAAACGCCGCTGGCGGAAACGCTCACCGCGCTGGACGACCTGAAGCGCCAGGGCAAGATCCTGTACGCCGGCGTGTCCGAATGGAGCGCGGAGCAGATCATCGCCGCCGCGACATACAGCCGTGAAGCCGGCCTGCGCCCCCTCGTCTCCAATCAGCCCAAGTACAATCTGCTGGCGCGCGCCATTGAGGCCGAGGTCATTCCGGCCAGCGAGCGCGAGGGTCTGGGCCAGGTTGTCTGGTCGCCGCTCGCGCAGGGCGTTCTGACCGGCAAGTACAAGCCCGGCGCGCCGCCGCCGCCGGACAGCCGCGCGGTGGACCCCGCGCAGAACTTTTTCATCACCCGCGACAATCTGCTGAACGACGAGATCCTCGCCAAAGTGCAGCGGCTGGCGCCGATCGCGGAGGGCCTCGGCATGACCATGTCCCAGCTCGCGCTCGCCTGGTGCCTGCGCCAGCCGAACGTCAGCAGCGTCATCATCGGAGCATCACGTCCGCCACAGGTCGAAGACAACGCCGCCGCTTCGGGCAAGACCATTCCCGCCGACGCGCTGGCGGCCATTGAGGAGGCGCTCGCATAA
- a CDS encoding YidH family protein: MTTPKVTEHLANERTFLAWVRTGIALMGFGVLIVRLRYFELQLASVGAPAHHVSHGRATLLGLLFAVFGLVALMFSAITYAKTRAMIDDGNYRPPSRIVMTFVAVLSLLGLATVAYLLALGD, from the coding sequence ATGACCACTCCTAAAGTCACGGAGCATTTGGCCAACGAGCGCACCTTTCTCGCCTGGGTCCGCACCGGGATCGCGCTGATGGGCTTCGGCGTGCTGATCGTGCGGCTTCGCTATTTCGAATTGCAGCTGGCGTCGGTCGGCGCGCCGGCGCATCATGTCTCGCACGGCCGCGCCACGCTGCTCGGTCTGCTCTTCGCCGTCTTTGGGCTGGTCGCGCTGATGTTTTCCGCGATCACTTACGCCAAAACCCGCGCCATGATCGACGATGGAAATTACCGGCCGCCCAGCCGCATCGTCATGACCTTTGTCGCCGTTCTTTCGCTGCTGGGACTGGCGACAGTGGCGTATCTGCTCGCTTTAGGCGATTAG
- the alaS gene encoding alanine--tRNA ligase encodes MLGSELRRLYLEFFESKGALRLPSDSLVPDDPTLLFTSAGMVQFKPYFLGTQTAPRNSVATAQKCLRTTDIEDVGDTSHCTFFEMLGNFSFGDYFKPEAISWAWEFIFDVLKLDLGRIRVTVFETDDEAFDLWRKVGMPENKIFRFDEHSNYWPAGVISKGPNGPCGPCSEIFFDTQPHLPPTPDGVWDDKRWLEIWNLVFTQYDRGDGGTLTPLPKKNIDTGMGLERTAAAIANLRGPFETDLFAPILRKLEELSGKTYGGTDDGKLDIAFRRIADHVRATAFCLADGVLPSNVGRGYVLRRIMRRAVLAGRTTLGLEKPFLTEIMPVITEQRKGDYPDLEAKLETILRYAAIEEKQFRRTLESGSARLNALLESEHTKTTRTLSGEDVFSLFTTYGFPVELTTELASEHGLQVDQARYEELWEQHLKISEGGKEREVFIDSVIPELRQQEHKTTLFVGYNETLTQAVVQAIVKDGALVSSASEGESVQIVLDQTPFYAESGGQIGDSGWLRGEDGAFDVADTRKDSSYWFHHGVVSHGEIKVGERLDARIDDGRRANIERNHTTTHLLQKALKVVLGDHVQQRGSLVGPDRLRFDFSHDQGMKPEEIREVEALVNEKIMDDIEVRTFEKPIEEAKNMGAMMLFGEKYGDIVRVVQAGDYSVEFCGGTHLKHTSQAGLFKIVSESSSQAGVRRIEAVTGKSALVRTLDQERLLSDAASLLKTQPMNVIASLEKLQAQLKDRERELAVLQKAAAGNQVDGLIEGAKSVDGFRLVSAQVSGADGETLRTLVEEILNRLQSGVVILGSGEGDKVSLAVKVSKDLVGRGVHAGNIVREAAKIVGGGGGGRPDFAQAGGKDPSKLAEALATAERLALEAAAA; translated from the coding sequence ATGCTCGGAAGTGAATTACGCCGTCTTTATCTGGAATTTTTCGAGTCGAAGGGAGCGCTGCGGCTCCCATCGGACTCGCTGGTTCCGGACGATCCGACCCTGCTGTTCACGTCGGCCGGCATGGTCCAGTTCAAGCCCTACTTTTTAGGCACGCAGACCGCGCCGCGCAACAGCGTGGCGACGGCGCAGAAGTGTCTGCGCACGACGGACATTGAGGATGTCGGCGATACCTCGCACTGCACCTTCTTTGAGATGCTGGGCAACTTCTCGTTCGGCGACTACTTCAAACCCGAGGCGATCTCCTGGGCGTGGGAGTTTATCTTCGACGTCCTGAAGCTGGACCTCGGCCGGATCCGAGTGACGGTGTTCGAGACTGACGACGAGGCGTTCGACCTCTGGCGCAAGGTCGGCATGCCGGAGAACAAGATCTTTCGCTTTGACGAGCACAGTAACTACTGGCCGGCGGGCGTCATTTCCAAAGGTCCAAACGGCCCCTGCGGTCCCTGCTCGGAGATCTTCTTCGACACGCAGCCGCACCTGCCGCCCACGCCCGACGGCGTTTGGGACGACAAGCGATGGCTGGAGATCTGGAACCTCGTCTTTACGCAGTACGACCGCGGCGACGGCGGGACGCTGACCCCGCTGCCCAAGAAGAACATCGATACCGGAATGGGCCTGGAGCGCACGGCGGCGGCGATCGCCAACCTGCGCGGGCCGTTCGAAACGGACCTGTTCGCGCCGATCCTGCGCAAGCTGGAGGAACTCTCGGGCAAAACCTATGGCGGGACCGACGACGGCAAGCTGGACATCGCGTTCCGCCGCATCGCCGATCATGTCCGCGCGACGGCGTTCTGTCTGGCCGACGGCGTGCTGCCGTCGAATGTCGGACGCGGCTATGTACTGCGGCGCATCATGCGCCGCGCCGTTCTGGCCGGCCGGACGACGCTGGGTCTGGAGAAGCCGTTCCTGACCGAGATCATGCCGGTGATTACCGAACAGCGCAAGGGCGACTATCCTGACCTTGAAGCGAAGCTGGAGACGATCCTTCGCTACGCCGCCATCGAAGAGAAGCAGTTCCGGCGCACGCTGGAATCGGGATCGGCCCGCCTGAATGCGCTGCTGGAGAGCGAGCACACCAAGACGACGCGCACGCTGAGCGGCGAAGACGTCTTCAGCCTCTTCACGACCTATGGCTTCCCGGTCGAACTGACCACGGAGCTGGCGTCCGAGCATGGACTCCAGGTGGATCAGGCGCGCTATGAGGAGCTGTGGGAGCAGCATCTCAAGATCTCCGAAGGCGGCAAGGAGCGCGAGGTCTTTATTGACAGCGTGATTCCCGAGCTGCGCCAGCAGGAACACAAGACGACGCTGTTCGTCGGCTACAATGAAACGCTGACGCAGGCCGTAGTGCAGGCGATCGTCAAGGACGGCGCGCTTGTCTCCTCGGCCTCCGAAGGCGAGAGCGTGCAGATCGTACTCGATCAGACGCCGTTCTACGCCGAATCGGGCGGCCAGATCGGCGACAGCGGCTGGCTGCGCGGCGAGGACGGCGCATTTGACGTTGCCGATACCCGTAAGGACAGCAGCTACTGGTTCCACCACGGCGTCGTCAGCCACGGCGAAATCAAGGTCGGCGAGCGTCTCGACGCGCGGATCGACGACGGGCGCCGCGCGAACATCGAGCGCAACCATACGACGACGCACCTGCTGCAAAAGGCGCTCAAGGTCGTTCTGGGCGATCACGTCCAGCAGCGCGGCTCGCTGGTCGGCCCCGACCGTCTGCGTTTCGACTTCTCGCACGATCAGGGCATGAAGCCCGAGGAGATCCGCGAGGTCGAGGCGCTGGTCAACGAGAAGATCATGGATGACATCGAAGTGCGCACGTTCGAGAAGCCGATCGAAGAGGCCAAGAACATGGGCGCCATGATGCTCTTCGGCGAAAAGTACGGCGATATCGTGCGCGTGGTGCAGGCCGGCGACTACAGCGTCGAGTTCTGTGGCGGCACACACCTCAAGCACACGTCGCAGGCGGGCCTGTTCAAGATCGTCAGCGAAAGCAGCAGCCAGGCGGGCGTTCGGCGCATCGAAGCCGTCACAGGCAAGTCTGCTTTGGTCCGCACGCTGGATCAAGAGCGGTTACTGAGCGATGCGGCGAGCCTGCTCAAGACACAGCCGATGAACGTGATCGCCTCGCTCGAAAAGCTCCAGGCCCAGCTCAAGGACCGCGAGCGCGAGCTGGCCGTGCTGCAAAAGGCGGCGGCGGGCAATCAAGTGGACGGCTTGATCGAGGGCGCCAAGAGCGTGGACGGGTTCCGGCTAGTGAGCGCGCAGGTCAGCGGCGCCGATGGCGAAACGCTGCGCACGCTGGTGGAAGAGATCCTGAACCGTCTGCAATCGGGCGTTGTGATTCTGGGCAGTGGCGAAGGCGATAAAGTCTCGCTCGCGGTCAAGGTTAGTAAAGATCTGGTCGGACGCGGCGTGCACGCCGGCAACATCGTCCGCGAAGCCGCCAAGATCGTGGGCGGCGGCGGCGGCGGCCGGCCCGACTTCGCCCAAGCCGGCGGCAAAGATCCTTCCAAGCTCGCGGAAGCCCTCGCGACCGCCGAGCGACTGGCTCTGGAAGCAGCCGCCGCGTGA